Proteins encoded within one genomic window of Kibdelosporangium phytohabitans:
- a CDS encoding epoxide hydrolase N-terminal domain-containing protein, translated as MRAIFRRWHFRRPHRIEIPDDDLAHLRYRLDRVRWAPEPEGGGTSYGLPVARVRELVQHWRHHYDWRVWEERFNAHPQVHDDHRRYERALPARPFAGIRRQRSRLRCRADPTATVRVSPSIITTSCPTHAGALAAHRLPRGATVRRDPGR; from the coding sequence GTGAGGGCAATCTTCCGGCGGTGGCACTTCCGCCGGCCGCACCGGATCGAGATTCCCGACGACGACCTGGCCCACTTGCGTTACCGGCTCGATCGGGTCCGGTGGGCCCCTGAGCCGGAAGGCGGCGGCACAAGCTACGGCCTACCGGTCGCCAGGGTGCGTGAACTGGTTCAGCACTGGCGCCACCACTACGACTGGCGTGTCTGGGAAGAGCGGTTCAACGCGCACCCGCAAGTACACGACGACCATCGACGGTACGAACGTGCACTTCCTGCACGTCCATTCGCCGGAATACGTCGACAACGAAGCCGCCTACGGTGTCGTGCAGACCCAACAGCCACGGTCCGAGTCTCTCCGAGCATCATCACAACATCGTGTCCGACGCACGCCGGAGCGCTGGCAGCACATCGCCTGCCACGCGGCGCGACTGTTCGGCGCGATCCGGGCCGGTGA
- a CDS encoding LLM class flavin-dependent oxidoreductase → MSELLVGADLSTVVGDDPVTAARDAESLGFDFVSASDHPYGTQPTHDTLAMLTWVAAHTTRIRIATRVLGVPFRRPAMVAKTAASLDLLTGGRFILGLGAGHSDKEIHALGGPVPSTRDKINDLADAVHVIRGALTTPGFTHHGRNLSVHDLELEPKPPRPIPIWLGTFGPRALAVTGRLADGWIPSHGHAPPESIPAMRRRIDAAAESVGRDPAAIQGIYNVVVRVDPDASPTDALVAGTATQVADRLRGFADLGFTGFNIMLTGPDRAEQSRRVAGDVLPALRRASDTML, encoded by the coding sequence ATGTCCGAACTGCTCGTCGGTGCCGACCTGTCGACCGTCGTCGGCGACGACCCGGTCACCGCTGCCAGGGACGCGGAGAGCCTGGGATTCGACTTCGTCTCCGCGTCCGACCACCCGTACGGAACGCAGCCGACCCACGACACCCTCGCGATGCTGACCTGGGTCGCCGCGCACACCACACGGATCAGGATCGCCACACGGGTGCTCGGTGTGCCGTTCCGCCGGCCGGCGATGGTCGCCAAAACGGCCGCGTCCCTCGACCTGCTCACCGGCGGCCGGTTCATCCTCGGCCTCGGCGCGGGCCACTCGGACAAGGAGATCCACGCCCTCGGCGGCCCGGTACCGTCCACCCGGGACAAGATCAACGACCTCGCCGACGCGGTGCACGTCATCAGAGGTGCGTTGACCACACCGGGTTTCACCCACCACGGCCGCAACCTCAGCGTGCACGACCTCGAACTGGAACCCAAGCCGCCGCGCCCGATCCCCATCTGGCTCGGCACGTTCGGGCCGCGTGCGCTCGCGGTGACCGGACGGCTGGCCGACGGTTGGATCCCCTCCCACGGCCACGCCCCGCCGGAGTCGATTCCCGCGATGCGCCGGCGGATCGACGCGGCAGCCGAGTCCGTCGGCCGTGACCCGGCCGCGATCCAGGGCATCTACAACGTGGTGGTGCGTGTCGACCCCGACGCGTCACCCACGGACGCACTGGTCGCCGGAACCGCGACCCAGGTGGCGGACCGGTTGCGCGGCTTCGCCGACCTCGGCTTCACCGGCTTCAACATCATGCTCACCGGCCCGGATCGCGCCGAACAGTCGCGCCGCGTGGCAGGCGATGTGCTGCCAGCGCTCCGGCGTGCGTCGGACACGATGTTGTGA
- a CDS encoding YczE/YyaS/YitT family protein, whose translation MSAKLLQLLLGLIGFGVSLVLMVRAGLGLGAWDVFHQGVADRLGAPLGGVTIATSALVLLLWIPLRQRPGIGTVCNAVVVGLVVDLGLAVPFAPDSLAVRVLLLVGGIVLNALATACYIGAGLGPGARDGLMTGLAARGHSIRVVRTLIELTVLAVGFLLGGTVGVGTVAHALAIGPLTHVLLPKLSRTPTVRKG comes from the coding sequence ATGTCAGCAAAACTTCTCCAGCTTCTGCTCGGGCTGATCGGGTTCGGCGTGAGCCTCGTCCTGATGGTCAGGGCGGGACTGGGGCTGGGCGCGTGGGACGTGTTCCACCAGGGTGTCGCCGACCGTCTCGGCGCGCCGCTCGGCGGGGTCACCATCGCCACCAGCGCGCTCGTGCTGCTGCTGTGGATTCCCCTGCGCCAGCGCCCGGGAATCGGCACGGTCTGCAACGCCGTCGTGGTCGGGCTCGTGGTGGACCTCGGGCTCGCCGTGCCGTTCGCGCCCGATTCGCTCGCCGTACGCGTGCTGTTGCTGGTCGGCGGCATAGTTCTGAACGCGCTGGCCACCGCCTGCTACATCGGTGCCGGGCTGGGGCCGGGAGCGCGTGACGGGCTGATGACCGGCCTCGCTGCCCGCGGCCACTCCATCCGCGTCGTGCGCACGCTGATCGAACTCACCGTCCTCGCCGTCGGGTTCCTGCTCGGTGGAACCGTCGGCGTCGGAACCGTCGCGCACGCCCTCGCCATCGGCCCGCTCACTCACGTACTGCTGCCCAAGCTGAGCCGCACACCCACAGTCCGAAAGGGATAG
- a CDS encoding MarR family winged helix-turn-helix transcriptional regulator — protein sequence MTDRQWLTAEQERAWRRYRRMRTLLDLQLARDLLQDSGLSEADYDVLSTLSEHPEGRWRARELAAHLLWSTSRLAHHVGRMESRGLVSRLPAEGDARGAVVALTESGWSTLREAAPHHVASVRRHLVGLLTPEEIAALDRIADKVVTHLTGPI from the coding sequence GTGACCGACAGGCAGTGGCTGACCGCCGAGCAGGAACGCGCCTGGCGCCGGTACCGGCGAATGCGCACGCTGCTCGACCTGCAACTCGCACGCGACCTCCTGCAGGACTCCGGCCTGTCCGAAGCGGACTACGACGTCCTCTCGACACTCTCCGAACACCCCGAGGGCCGCTGGCGCGCCCGCGAACTGGCCGCCCACCTGCTGTGGTCCACCAGCCGCCTCGCCCACCACGTCGGCCGCATGGAAAGCCGTGGCCTGGTCAGCCGCCTACCCGCCGAGGGCGACGCGCGAGGCGCGGTCGTCGCGCTCACCGAGTCCGGCTGGTCCACACTGCGCGAAGCCGCGCCGCACCACGTGGCCTCGGTCCGCCGTCACCTGGTCGGCCTGCTCACACCCGAGGAGATCGCGGCACTCGACCGGATCGCCGACAAGGTCGTCACCCACCTCACCGGCCCGATCTGA
- a CDS encoding replication-relaxation family protein, producing the protein MDRHQPDVLAAAAPRHRSTVIGTDIAHPGPLPSPGLRRSPGITPDPFRGDAPVARQSETTQTSSRNTKSSRRPQASALEVTSIRRAQSRLLNLRQLGVVFAFRRRRQHGAVTETRYALGYPGKRLIAARRAQKPPTPKEYAKALERLTVWPKLDHQLGVNDFFCALASHRHRDHGSDHGALTQWWSEQRCVNFFWTNRNGYSAQLRPDGYGCWEEHGRTVRFFLTHDTGSESLSVVTRKIADYSAYPTDRFGILLLSVRSTKREVALRAALDRALAGRDPGFVIATAGRDHGHPDGPARRDRGDIPKASALASCPSPSAKSIVFWHI; encoded by the coding sequence ATGGATCGCCACCAGCCGGACGTCCTTGCTGCTGCCGCGCCGCGGCACCGCTCGACCGTCATCGGCACGGACATTGCGCACCCAGGACCTCTGCCGTCCCCAGGGCTCCGTCGTTCACCCGGCATCACACCAGATCCTTTTCGCGGCGACGCTCCGGTGGCGCGGCAATCGGAAACCACCCAGACGTCCTCGCGGAACACAAAGTCCTCACGACGACCCCAAGCCTCGGCCCTCGAGGTCACGTCGATTCGCCGGGCGCAATCCCGACTGCTGAACCTGCGTCAACTGGGCGTCGTGTTCGCGTTCCGCCGTCGACGCCAGCACGGCGCCGTGACGGAAACACGCTACGCTCTCGGCTACCCCGGCAAACGGCTGATCGCCGCGCGACGTGCGCAGAAACCACCAACGCCCAAGGAATACGCGAAAGCCTTGGAACGACTCACAGTGTGGCCGAAGCTCGACCACCAACTCGGAGTGAACGACTTCTTCTGCGCCCTGGCCTCACATCGCCACCGCGACCACGGCAGCGACCATGGTGCACTCACCCAATGGTGGTCAGAACAGCGGTGCGTGAATTTCTTCTGGACGAACAGGAACGGGTACTCAGCACAGCTACGGCCCGACGGCTACGGATGCTGGGAGGAACACGGGCGTACAGTCCGCTTCTTCCTGACACACGACACCGGCAGCGAGTCGCTGTCCGTCGTCACGCGCAAGATCGCCGACTACAGCGCATACCCCACCGACCGTTTCGGAATCTTGCTGCTGTCGGTCCGATCAACCAAACGGGAAGTCGCTCTCCGCGCAGCACTGGACCGAGCTCTCGCTGGGCGAGATCCCGGCTTCGTGATTGCCACAGCCGGGCGTGACCACGGACACCCCGACGGCCCCGCTCGCCGTGACCGCGGCGATATCCCCAAAGCATCGGCCCTGGCCTCATGCCCCTCACCCTCGGCGAAGTCCATCGTCTTCTGGCACATCTGA
- the arsM gene encoding arsenite methyltransferase → MNDQATDLRETVRERYAAAATTVLTASTTTDCCGPAPVEVDSNFGSTLYTGAERDELPAEAVAASLGCGNPTAVAELRDGERVLDLGSGGGIDVLLSARRVGPTGKAYGLDMTDEMLTLALANTAKAGVTNVEFLKGTIEAIPLPAGTIDVVISNCVINLSVDKPAVFAETFRVLAPGGRIGISDVVAADHLTPEQRAERGSYVGCIAGALSFTEYREHLTAAGFTDIEITPTHQVADAMHSAIVRATKPAASATTSGEAAPDATGGCC, encoded by the coding sequence ATGAACGACCAGGCAACCGACCTGCGTGAGACGGTCCGCGAACGCTACGCCGCCGCGGCCACTACCGTGCTGACCGCAAGCACAACCACCGACTGCTGCGGACCGGCACCGGTGGAAGTGGATTCGAACTTCGGCAGCACCCTCTACACGGGAGCCGAACGCGACGAGTTGCCCGCCGAGGCGGTAGCCGCGTCACTGGGCTGCGGCAACCCGACCGCGGTCGCTGAACTGCGTGACGGCGAACGGGTCCTGGACCTGGGCTCCGGTGGCGGCATCGACGTACTGCTGTCCGCCCGCCGGGTCGGGCCGACCGGCAAGGCCTACGGCCTGGACATGACCGACGAGATGCTCACACTCGCCCTGGCCAACACCGCCAAGGCCGGCGTCACCAACGTCGAGTTCCTGAAGGGCACCATCGAGGCCATCCCCCTGCCCGCGGGCACCATCGACGTGGTGATCTCCAACTGCGTCATCAACCTCTCGGTCGACAAGCCCGCCGTGTTCGCCGAGACCTTCCGGGTGCTGGCTCCCGGCGGGCGGATCGGGATCTCCGACGTCGTCGCCGCCGACCACCTCACCCCCGAGCAGCGCGCCGAGCGCGGCTCGTATGTCGGCTGCATCGCCGGGGCGCTGAGCTTCACTGAATACCGCGAACACCTCACCGCAGCCGGGTTCACCGACATCGAGATCACCCCCACCCACCAAGTCGCCGACGCCATGCACTCCGCGATCGTCCGCGCCACCAAACCCGCCGCCAGCGCCACAACGTCGGGCGAAGCCGCACCTGACGCAACAGGCGGATGCTGCTGA
- a CDS encoding ArsR/SmtB family transcription factor: MSKQEPLPVLGQTDACCPGLLTAPLSTEQADQLAPVFKALGDPVRLRLLSMIASRSGGEVCVCELTPSFELSQPTISHHLKLLRQAGLIDCERRGTWVYYWLLPEATDRLAALLTRPAGDQLPEPAVGGHR, translated from the coding sequence ATGTCGAAACAAGAGCCGTTGCCAGTGCTCGGCCAGACCGACGCCTGCTGTCCCGGCCTGCTGACCGCGCCGTTGAGCACAGAGCAGGCCGACCAGTTGGCACCGGTGTTCAAGGCGCTGGGCGACCCGGTACGGCTGCGGCTGCTGTCGATGATCGCCTCCCGCTCCGGGGGCGAGGTCTGTGTGTGCGAGCTGACGCCGAGCTTCGAGTTGTCCCAGCCGACGATCTCGCATCACCTGAAATTGTTGCGCCAGGCCGGGTTGATCGACTGTGAACGACGCGGCACCTGGGTGTACTACTGGCTGCTGCCCGAGGCCACCGACCGGCTCGCCGCACTGCTGACCCGCCCGGCCGGAGACCAGTTGCCCGAACCCGCCGTTGGCGGTCACCGGTGA
- the arsB gene encoding ACR3 family arsenite efflux transporter, with product MTAPTGSTIGTGVDRGSVTGRLSRLDRLLPVWILAAMAAGLGLGRAVPGIGDALAAVTVAGVSLPIALGLLVMMYPVLAKVRYDRLGSVTGDRRLLWSSLLLNWVLGPAVMFALAWLLLPDLPEYRTGLIIVGLARCIAMVIIWNDLACGDREAAAVLVALNSVFQVLMFGVLGWFYLDLLPDWLGLATADLAVSGWEIARSVLIFLGVPLAAGYLTRRLGEKARGRDWYETRLLPRVGPFALYGLLFTIVILFALQGRQITQQPLDVARIALPLLVYFALMWAGSYALGRAIGLGYRRRTTLAFTAAGNNFELAIAVAIATYGATSGQALAGVVGPLIEVPVLIALVYLALALRRRQSTPDT from the coding sequence GTGACCGCGCCGACCGGCTCCACTATTGGCACCGGTGTCGATCGGGGATCGGTGACGGGGCGGTTGTCGCGGCTGGATCGGCTGCTGCCGGTGTGGATTCTGGCGGCGATGGCCGCTGGGCTCGGTCTTGGCCGTGCGGTGCCCGGCATCGGAGACGCGCTCGCGGCGGTCACTGTTGCCGGGGTGTCGTTGCCGATCGCGCTCGGGCTGCTGGTGATGATGTACCCGGTGCTGGCCAAGGTCCGCTATGACCGGCTCGGCAGCGTCACCGGCGACCGGCGGCTGTTGTGGTCCTCGCTGCTGCTCAACTGGGTGCTCGGCCCCGCAGTGATGTTCGCGCTGGCCTGGCTGCTGCTGCCGGACCTGCCCGAGTACCGTACCGGGCTGATCATCGTCGGGCTGGCACGGTGCATCGCCATGGTCATCATCTGGAACGACCTGGCCTGTGGTGACCGCGAGGCCGCGGCCGTGCTGGTCGCGCTCAACTCGGTGTTCCAAGTGCTCATGTTCGGTGTGCTGGGGTGGTTCTACCTCGACCTGCTGCCCGACTGGCTCGGCCTGGCGACCGCCGACCTGGCCGTTTCGGGCTGGGAGATCGCCCGCAGCGTGCTGATCTTCCTCGGTGTCCCGCTGGCAGCCGGGTACCTCACCCGCCGACTGGGCGAAAAGGCCCGGGGGCGTGACTGGTACGAAACCCGGCTGCTGCCCCGCGTGGGTCCGTTCGCCCTGTACGGGTTGCTGTTCACCATCGTGATCCTGTTCGCGTTGCAAGGCCGCCAAATCACCCAGCAACCCCTGGACGTCGCCCGCATCGCGCTGCCGCTGCTGGTCTACTTCGCGCTGATGTGGGCCGGGTCCTACGCGCTGGGCCGCGCGATCGGGCTGGGATACCGGCGACGCACCACACTGGCGTTCACCGCCGCGGGCAACAACTTCGAACTCGCGATCGCGGTGGCCATCGCCACCTACGGCGCGACCAGCGGCCAAGCCCTGGCGGGCGTCGTCGGCCCGCTCATCGAGGTCCCCGTACTCATCGCCTTGGTCTATCTCGCCCTGGCCCTACGACGCCGACAGTCAACACCCGACACCTGA
- a CDS encoding arsenate reductase ArsC — MPENPEVLFVCVHNAGRSQMAAALLHHHGQGRVTVHSAGSAPADTINPAVVTVMAELGLDLAHEFPKPLTTEAVQAADVVITMGCGDACPVFPGKRYLDWNLDDPTGKDIDDVRAIRDAINQRVRSLLAELAPVS; from the coding sequence ATGCCCGAGAACCCCGAAGTGCTGTTCGTCTGCGTCCACAACGCTGGACGCTCCCAAATGGCCGCCGCGCTGCTGCACCACCACGGCCAAGGCAGGGTGACCGTCCACTCAGCCGGGTCAGCTCCCGCCGACACCATCAACCCCGCCGTCGTCACCGTCATGGCCGAACTCGGACTCGACCTGGCCCACGAGTTCCCCAAACCCCTGACCACCGAAGCAGTACAAGCCGCGGACGTGGTGATCACCATGGGCTGCGGAGACGCCTGCCCGGTCTTCCCCGGCAAGCGCTACCTCGACTGGAACCTCGACGACCCCACCGGCAAGGACATCGACGACGTGCGCGCCATCCGCGACGCGATCAACCAACGGGTTCGGTCCCTTCTCGCCGAACTCGCGCCAGTCAGCTGA
- a CDS encoding CBS domain-containing protein yields MLTRTPAADAAQLAHDMLDNHFRVVPIVDGGTLVGIVTRRDLLRTIARDDEAITRDVRHHLCRAFRRGNWSATVVDGVVTLVDEYGDAADRHIADVTARAVPGVAEVTTLASASS; encoded by the coding sequence GTGCTGACCAGAACACCGGCTGCGGATGCCGCACAACTGGCCCACGACATGCTCGACAACCACTTCCGGGTGGTTCCCATCGTGGACGGGGGAACGCTGGTCGGCATCGTGACCCGGCGCGACCTGCTGCGCACCATCGCACGCGATGACGAGGCGATCACGCGGGACGTCCGGCACCACCTGTGCCGGGCCTTCCGCCGTGGCAACTGGTCGGCGACGGTGGTCGACGGTGTGGTGACATTGGTGGACGAGTACGGCGACGCGGCCGACCGGCACATCGCCGACGTCACCGCCCGTGCTGTCCCCGGAGTGGCCGAGGTGACGACTCTCGCGTCGGCGTCATCGTGA
- a CDS encoding alpha/beta hydrolase, whose protein sequence is MKKIRKVVAGGVCLLTVLSGVAGTSAAATTGPVLSWRDCGDGLLCGSLAVPSDWARPGQDPITLGLAKLPATIPAGKRGVLLMDLGGPQAQISAFRQPALQQRFAELRQWFDLVIFDPRGFEASSGISCPLPAPSEADYVFAEQAAFDAYAEQNARFGRECARTPLAGELDSWQVAHDLEAMRKALGERRLNYFGNSYGTVYAQAYADLFPGGVGRMYLDSVMDHTNPSLRNWLGQRARANERSLHRFAGWCAAEPSCALHGRDVLTVWDELIERATQQPIPGGGTTVSAKQIIARADVSAERRWPAFGTALAEAHAGDATKFATKPSFPPDPSVMRIAICADFPYPGDYRAVRAVETSLRTVAPRLGWRQAWIWAMNCARLPGNGTFPPHRRDFGGFPPVLVVGGEYDDNTPPEWGRHLAAQLPGARYLAANGDHAVYVDGNACARAHVHRYLTAGQLPPKNTVCA, encoded by the coding sequence ATGAAGAAGATTCGCAAGGTTGTGGCGGGTGGGGTGTGCCTGCTCACCGTCCTCAGTGGAGTGGCGGGCACATCTGCCGCCGCCACGACGGGACCCGTCCTGTCCTGGCGGGACTGCGGTGACGGCCTGCTGTGCGGCTCGCTGGCCGTGCCGTCGGACTGGGCGCGGCCGGGGCAGGACCCGATCACACTCGGTCTGGCGAAGCTGCCCGCCACGATTCCCGCCGGCAAACGGGGTGTTCTGCTGATGGACCTCGGTGGCCCGCAGGCGCAGATCTCCGCGTTCCGTCAGCCGGCTCTCCAGCAACGGTTCGCGGAGCTGAGGCAGTGGTTCGACCTCGTCATCTTCGATCCTCGGGGGTTCGAGGCGAGCAGCGGCATCTCCTGTCCGCTTCCGGCGCCGAGCGAGGCCGACTACGTGTTTGCGGAGCAGGCCGCCTTCGACGCGTACGCCGAGCAGAACGCCCGCTTCGGTCGGGAGTGCGCCAGGACGCCGCTGGCCGGCGAGCTCGACTCGTGGCAGGTCGCGCATGATCTGGAGGCCATGCGTAAGGCGCTCGGCGAGCGGAGGCTCAACTATTTCGGCAACTCCTACGGCACCGTGTACGCACAGGCATACGCCGACCTGTTCCCCGGTGGCGTCGGTCGGATGTATCTGGACAGCGTCATGGACCACACCAACCCCTCGCTGCGGAACTGGCTCGGCCAGCGTGCTCGTGCGAACGAGCGCAGCCTGCACCGGTTCGCCGGCTGGTGTGCGGCGGAGCCGAGCTGCGCACTGCACGGCCGCGATGTGCTGACCGTGTGGGACGAGCTCATCGAGCGGGCTACCCAGCAGCCGATCCCCGGCGGGGGTACCACGGTCAGTGCGAAGCAGATCATCGCCCGTGCCGACGTCAGTGCCGAACGGCGGTGGCCGGCGTTCGGCACCGCCCTTGCCGAGGCACACGCGGGTGACGCGACGAAATTCGCCACCAAGCCGTCGTTTCCACCTGATCCCAGTGTGATGCGGATCGCGATCTGCGCCGACTTCCCTTACCCCGGCGACTACCGGGCGGTCCGAGCGGTGGAAACGTCCCTGCGGACGGTGGCACCGCGGCTGGGCTGGCGGCAGGCGTGGATCTGGGCCATGAACTGTGCGCGGCTGCCGGGCAACGGCACGTTCCCGCCGCACCGTCGCGACTTCGGCGGGTTCCCGCCGGTCCTGGTCGTGGGTGGCGAGTACGACGACAACACCCCGCCCGAGTGGGGACGGCACCTCGCCGCCCAGCTTCCCGGCGCCCGGTACCTCGCGGCGAACGGTGACCACGCGGTCTACGTGGACGGCAACGCCTGCGCCCGTGCTCACGTGCACCGCTACCTGACCGCCGGGCAGCTGCCGCCGAAGAACACGGTCTGTGCCTAG
- a CDS encoding sensor histidine kinase encodes MKTMLLVVGTAGLLVGFTRWENPEVGLPVLVAISLAVCLPLSLCRRLPVTAAILASGVSLLGSVIPGWPGRLVAMTSLCCAAYYRPLRLSSVVAVSLLWVIGYGILTSKTGPAVDLVVLGVALPVAGYALRLQRERAGQTIRLRLAEADRVAAEDRAGLARDVHDSVGHHLTAIRLQAMAARRALGGAPALADRVFGTIDDLSSSALSEVRGLLTTLQAAPGLAAVEDLVRRLSSADRRITVHGKAAPLPQAVDHAAYRVVQEALTNAVRHTDATEIDVCLRHDRHGMEITVTDNGTSSAEVVEGQGIRGMRERVHVLGGTLSVGPRPPHGWSVRVRIPA; translated from the coding sequence ATGAAGACCATGCTGCTCGTGGTGGGCACCGCAGGACTGCTGGTCGGGTTCACGCGATGGGAGAACCCTGAGGTTGGCCTGCCGGTGCTCGTCGCGATCAGCCTCGCTGTCTGCCTGCCGCTGTCGCTGTGTCGGAGGCTGCCGGTGACCGCGGCGATACTGGCGTCGGGGGTCTCGTTGCTCGGCAGCGTGATCCCCGGCTGGCCGGGCCGGTTGGTGGCCATGACATCGTTGTGCTGCGCCGCCTACTACCGGCCGCTGCGCCTGTCATCGGTCGTGGCAGTGTCCCTGCTCTGGGTGATCGGCTACGGGATCCTGACCAGCAAGACGGGCCCGGCCGTCGACCTGGTCGTTCTCGGCGTCGCGCTGCCGGTGGCCGGCTACGCGCTGCGGCTGCAGCGTGAACGGGCCGGGCAGACGATCCGGCTGCGTCTCGCGGAGGCGGACCGCGTGGCGGCCGAGGACCGCGCGGGCCTGGCCAGAGACGTGCACGACAGCGTCGGTCACCACCTGACCGCGATCCGGCTGCAGGCCATGGCCGCCCGCCGGGCACTGGGCGGCGCACCCGCGCTCGCCGACCGTGTGTTCGGCACCATCGACGACCTCTCCTCGTCCGCGCTGAGCGAGGTGCGTGGGCTGCTGACCACGTTGCAGGCAGCCCCGGGGCTCGCGGCGGTCGAGGACCTGGTCCGCCGACTGTCCAGTGCGGACCGCCGGATCACGGTGCACGGCAAGGCAGCGCCGCTACCGCAAGCCGTCGACCACGCGGCTTACCGTGTCGTGCAGGAAGCTCTGACCAACGCAGTGCGGCACACCGACGCCACCGAGATCGACGTGTGCCTGCGGCACGACCGGCACGGCATGGAGATCACGGTCACCGACAACGGCACCAGCAGCGCTGAAGTCGTGGAGGGACAGGGCATTCGCGGCATGCGTGAACGGGTGCACGTGCTCGGCGGCACCCTGTCGGTCGGCCCCCGGCCCCCGCACGGGTGGTCAGTGCGGGTGAGGATCCCAGCATGA
- a CDS encoding response regulator, with product MIRVLIADDQAPVREALRLVFDGEPDIEVVDEAANGAEAVRKALWRRPDVVVVDLRMPHLDGIAAIRQLTATEPAPRVLALTTFDLDAYLFGALQAGAAGFLLKDSEPELLLDAVRALHTGQGLIDPQVTGRLINRFAALSPRAPTRELDLLTPREHEVLRHIARGLSNAEIADTLVIGPGTVKTHVARVLSKLGLRTRVHAVIYAYEHGLAGDT from the coding sequence ATGATCCGTGTCCTGATCGCCGACGACCAGGCGCCCGTGCGTGAGGCGTTGCGGCTGGTGTTCGACGGCGAGCCGGACATCGAGGTGGTCGACGAGGCGGCCAACGGCGCCGAGGCCGTGCGAAAAGCGCTGTGGCGGCGACCGGACGTCGTGGTCGTGGATCTACGCATGCCGCACCTGGACGGGATCGCCGCCATCCGCCAGCTCACCGCGACCGAGCCGGCGCCACGCGTGCTCGCGCTGACGACCTTCGACCTGGACGCCTACCTGTTCGGTGCGTTGCAGGCAGGAGCCGCTGGTTTCCTGCTCAAAGACAGCGAACCCGAGCTGTTGCTGGACGCGGTGCGCGCGCTGCACACCGGCCAAGGGTTGATCGACCCCCAGGTGACCGGGCGGCTGATCAACCGGTTCGCCGCGCTCTCACCGCGGGCACCAACGCGTGAACTGGATCTGCTCACCCCACGCGAGCACGAGGTACTGCGGCACATCGCCCGAGGGCTGAGCAACGCCGAGATCGCCGACACGCTGGTGATCGGCCCCGGCACGGTGAAGACCCATGTCGCCAGGGTGCTCAGCAAACTGGGGCTACGCACCCGGGTCCACGCGGTGATCTACGCCTATGAGCACGGTCTGGCAGGCGACACTTGA
- a CDS encoding class I SAM-dependent methyltransferase, with translation MTQFDELARRYDDTAELPWRKHMEMPTVLGVLGDLAEAAVLELGCGSGVYARAVRGRGAARVVAVDESEGMIAHAKARERDEQLGIEYLCGPLPGAEKGNFDLVLAVYVLPYATTVQELTALCETTFAALRPQGRFVALPIHPQWSDETDYYLRYGFQLTSDQPREDGGPVTLTIRSGDSEVSVTARYWSAATLEEVLRTAGFGSVEWRQHSVSPAAMAEYGEEYWHNYLARPHAAILDCQK, from the coding sequence ATGACACAGTTCGACGAGCTCGCACGCAGGTACGACGACACGGCCGAGCTGCCGTGGCGCAAACACATGGAGATGCCCACAGTCCTCGGTGTGCTGGGCGATCTCGCAGAGGCTGCTGTGCTCGAACTCGGATGCGGCTCGGGCGTCTACGCCCGCGCTGTCCGCGGGCGTGGCGCGGCGCGGGTCGTGGCCGTGGACGAGTCCGAGGGAATGATCGCCCACGCGAAGGCGCGGGAACGGGACGAGCAGCTGGGGATCGAGTACCTCTGTGGGCCGTTGCCCGGCGCGGAGAAGGGCAACTTCGACCTCGTGCTGGCCGTGTACGTCCTCCCTTACGCGACGACCGTGCAGGAGTTGACGGCTCTGTGCGAGACCACTTTCGCCGCACTCCGGCCCCAAGGCAGGTTCGTCGCCCTTCCCATCCACCCGCAATGGTCGGACGAGACGGACTACTACCTCCGGTACGGATTCCAGCTCACCTCCGATCAGCCCAGGGAGGACGGCGGGCCGGTCACGCTCACGATCCGATCCGGCGACTCCGAGGTCAGTGTCACCGCCCGGTACTGGTCCGCGGCGACGTTGGAGGAGGTGCTGCGCACCGCGGGGTTCGGCTCCGTGGAGTGGCGTCAGCACAGCGTGAGTCCTGCCGCGATGGCCGAGTACGGCGAGGAGTACTGGCACAACTACCTGGCCCGCCCGCACGCGGCGATCCTCGACTGCCAGAAGTAG